In a single window of the Desulfatiglans anilini DSM 4660 genome:
- a CDS encoding glycosyltransferase family 4 protein, translating to MRLLLLHNQYGAISGEEHALRAIAGMLEENAHQVSWFLRSSAGIEGIRGKVRAFYSGIHSHGAAQALRLFLSEHPVDAALVQNLYPFLSPSILKVLREFAIPIIMRCPNYRLFCPNGLHLCHGEVCERCLGGKEYWCVIRNCEDDLFKSLGYALRNAAARISRRIVDHVDMFVVLSEFQRQRFIQGGIAPERLAVVPNVAPLSAKPSSSDPGVLVSFVGRISAEKGIEDFVAAAERLPEVPFALAGNYDQMPGLPDKSPKNVCWMGFLTGSALDEFYRRSRILVFPGRCFEGFPNVIASAMAAGKPVIASRLGAVREIVDHEKTGLLVEPRNVSELAGSIQRLYADPSECLRMGEAGRIKAGTCYSQEAVYRKLLEVFTRVIPPAPILPHRA from the coding sequence ATGCGGTTGCTTTTATTACATAATCAATACGGCGCTATCAGCGGGGAAGAACATGCACTCAGGGCCATTGCGGGCATGCTGGAGGAAAATGCTCATCAAGTTTCGTGGTTTCTGCGCTCTTCTGCGGGGATCGAGGGTATTCGGGGAAAAGTCCGGGCTTTTTATTCCGGGATTCACAGCCATGGGGCCGCACAGGCGTTGCGTTTATTTTTGAGCGAGCACCCTGTCGATGCCGCCTTGGTCCAAAACCTCTATCCGTTTCTTTCGCCTTCTATTTTAAAGGTGTTGCGCGAATTTGCCATTCCGATTATCATGCGTTGCCCTAATTATAGACTGTTCTGTCCGAATGGGCTTCATCTGTGCCACGGAGAGGTTTGCGAGCGCTGTTTGGGGGGGAAAGAATACTGGTGCGTGATTCGGAACTGCGAAGACGATCTGTTTAAAAGTCTGGGATATGCGCTGCGCAATGCAGCGGCGCGAATCAGCAGACGGATTGTGGATCACGTGGACATGTTTGTGGTGTTGTCGGAGTTTCAGCGGCAGCGATTTATTCAAGGCGGCATCGCCCCGGAACGACTGGCAGTCGTGCCCAACGTCGCCCCTCTGTCAGCGAAGCCATCCTCCAGCGATCCGGGCGTTCTGGTTTCCTTTGTGGGCCGTATCAGCGCGGAAAAGGGGATCGAGGATTTTGTTGCAGCGGCGGAACGGCTCCCGGAAGTCCCATTTGCCTTGGCTGGCAACTATGACCAGATGCCGGGCCTGCCGGACAAATCACCGAAAAATGTCTGCTGGATGGGGTTCCTCACGGGGAGTGCGCTGGATGAATTTTACCGGCGGTCCCGAATCCTCGTCTTCCCCGGGCGCTGTTTCGAGGGGTTCCCCAATGTGATCGCAAGCGCCATGGCAGCCGGCAAGCCGGTCATTGCATCCCGGTTGGGTGCGGTGCGTGAAATCGTGGATCACGAAAAAACCGGGCTGCTGGTCGAACCACGCAATGTTTCTGAATTGGCCGGCTCCATTCAGCGGCTTTATGCTGATCCGTCTGAATGCCTCAGAATGGGCGAGGCCGGGCGGATCAAAGCGGGGACTTGTTACAGCCAGGAAGCGGTTTATCGGAAACTCCTGGAAGTTTTTACCAGAGTTATACCCCCTGCCCCTATCCTTCCCCATCGTGCCTGA
- a CDS encoding PAS domain-containing protein produces MTVHALFPNALIVDNDYFFVRFLVDQLHERGYTADRAYDGKEGIARLQDGFFSLVFCDIIMPKIDGRAVIAYIRRHCPVQPKAVVAVSGLFVELTDQLDGIEADYFMAKGPLEQMSEQVQRLLGYIETGGRPPPRFFFEPEERDEAAGFNQPAVELMEVLKGERSILESLAMGVVVVDKDARVLSANPPALELFGLPAAEIVNRHIASLFAEESRGALIGAMRSALLDRSHRKVELSGSSGGGSRPWAVSAWEAQGEVMGWVLCG; encoded by the coding sequence GTGACGGTGCATGCGCTCTTCCCGAATGCCTTGATTGTGGACAACGATTACTTCTTCGTGAGGTTCCTGGTCGATCAACTGCATGAGCGCGGCTACACGGCCGACAGGGCCTATGACGGCAAGGAGGGCATTGCGCGGTTGCAGGACGGGTTTTTCAGCCTGGTCTTCTGCGACATCATCATGCCCAAGATCGACGGCCGGGCGGTCATCGCGTATATCCGCAGGCACTGTCCCGTGCAGCCGAAGGCGGTTGTGGCGGTATCGGGGCTGTTTGTCGAGCTGACCGACCAGCTCGACGGCATCGAAGCCGATTACTTCATGGCGAAGGGGCCGCTCGAGCAGATGTCCGAACAGGTGCAGAGGTTGCTCGGCTACATCGAAACCGGCGGCCGGCCCCCGCCGAGGTTTTTCTTCGAGCCGGAGGAGCGGGATGAGGCTGCAGGGTTCAATCAGCCGGCGGTCGAGTTGATGGAGGTCCTGAAGGGCGAGCGGAGCATCCTCGAGAGTCTGGCGATGGGAGTGGTCGTGGTGGACAAGGATGCCAGGGTGCTGAGCGCCAATCCGCCCGCGCTCGAGCTTTTCGGTCTGCCGGCTGCGGAGATCGTGAACCGGCACATTGCCAGCCTTTTTGCGGAGGAATCGCGGGGGGCGCTCATCGGTGCGATGCGCTCGGCCCTGCTCGATCGGAGCCATCGGAAGGTGGAGTTGAGCGGGTCTTCGGGCGGGGGCAGCCGGCCCTGGGCCGTGTCGGCCTGGGAGGCGCAGGGAGAGGTCATGGGCTGGGTCCTGTGCGGGTGA
- a CDS encoding MBOAT family O-acyltransferase, translated as MIFNSLEFIIFTFIILFLLFVIRHNRSRKSVLLLASAYFYAYWDWRFLTLILAQGLSGYVTGRMLGTNKHQLSKKAILAVCLVLNLGLLGCFKYVNFFIEVFSVALMEIGLDVGTLNLILPLGISFYTFSVMSYVIDVYRGHLKACRDIGDFLLFVLYFPKLVAGPIVRAGDFLPQLNAVPVQSKERVFQGVRQFVIGLAKKMFVADRLAAFADTVFINADLLNAPTVWLGVVAFTVQIYCDFSGYSDMAIGLSRVIGYDLNENFRIPYLSSSITEFWRRWHISLSLWFRDYVYIPLGGNRHGSLHTYVNLMATMLLCGLWHGAAWTFVAWGGMHGVALVVERMIRGEQKSMASTLQNKNEVGFRFLQWTSTLFFIIIAWVFFKASSFSQAGTVIRALFRLDNGFGWYPPLAIFLISTVAILHGVYLTRFQSVMILEKNNFFSMTTLFLIFYLCLVFVPTEFEPFIYSQF; from the coding sequence ATGATTTTTAATTCGTTAGAATTTATAATTTTTACCTTTATTATTCTTTTTCTGTTATTTGTTATCAGGCATAATCGATCCAGAAAAAGTGTTCTGTTACTTGCAAGCGCATATTTTTATGCTTATTGGGACTGGCGATTCTTAACGCTAATCCTAGCACAAGGTTTGAGCGGATACGTCACCGGGCGGATGCTCGGCACAAATAAGCACCAGCTTTCGAAAAAGGCCATTCTGGCTGTTTGCCTTGTTCTTAATCTTGGATTGCTAGGCTGTTTCAAGTATGTGAACTTCTTCATTGAAGTATTCAGCGTCGCATTAATGGAAATTGGTCTGGATGTTGGTACGCTGAATCTCATTTTACCTTTGGGTATTTCTTTCTACACTTTTAGTGTGATGAGCTACGTTATCGATGTTTATCGTGGCCATTTGAAAGCTTGCAGAGATATCGGTGATTTTTTACTGTTTGTTCTATATTTCCCAAAACTGGTTGCTGGTCCAATTGTTCGTGCCGGCGATTTCTTGCCGCAGTTAAATGCCGTTCCGGTACAGTCGAAAGAAAGAGTATTTCAGGGGGTCCGACAATTTGTCATAGGTCTTGCGAAAAAGATGTTTGTCGCAGACCGCTTGGCAGCTTTTGCTGATACAGTTTTTATAAATGCGGATTTGCTGAATGCTCCAACGGTATGGCTCGGGGTCGTTGCATTTACCGTCCAGATCTATTGCGATTTTTCAGGTTATTCGGACATGGCCATAGGTTTGTCGCGTGTCATCGGTTATGATCTGAACGAGAACTTCAGGATTCCATATCTCTCATCGAGTATCACGGAATTTTGGCGTCGCTGGCATATCTCGCTTTCTTTATGGTTCAGAGATTACGTTTATATTCCTCTCGGTGGCAATCGACATGGAAGTCTTCACACCTATGTGAATCTGATGGCAACCATGCTGCTTTGTGGATTATGGCATGGTGCTGCATGGACTTTTGTGGCGTGGGGGGGAATGCATGGTGTGGCCCTGGTAGTGGAACGAATGATCCGTGGGGAACAAAAATCCATGGCTTCTACTCTACAAAATAAAAATGAAGTCGGCTTTAGGTTCCTTCAATGGACTAGCACATTGTTTTTTATAATAATCGCGTGGGTTTTTTTCAAGGCCAGTTCTTTTAGCCAGGCGGGTACAGTCATTCGCGCCCTATTCAGATTAGACAACGGATTTGGCTGGTATCCGCCCTTGGCTATCTTTCTGATATCAACGGTTGCCATTTTACATGGGGTCTACCTGACCAGATTCCAATCGGTGATGATTCTTGAAAAAAATAACTTTTTCTCTATGACTACCCTGTTTCTAATCTTTTACCTCTGCTTGGTCTTTGTTCCAACCGAGTTTGAACCATTCATTTATTCCCAGTTCTAA
- a CDS encoding MBOAT family O-acyltransferase, with protein MLIGAVVLNLLPLAFFKYYNFFNDSLRSVWAGPWAVHHLDLLLPVGISFYTFQAVSYCADVYKGRIAVESGLVRYALYLAFFPKLISGPIERGVALLPQIKRPFLFQSGLFVSGVQLFFWGMFKKLVVADRMGMYVDMVFGDPEGMYGKTAIIGAWMFSLQIYCDFSAYMDMAIGCGRMFGIELSRNFNFPYMAKSVREFWRCWHITLTSWFRDYVYIPLGGNRAAAGRWALNIMLVFLLSGLWHGAAWTFVF; from the coding sequence GTGTTGATTGGTGCGGTGGTGCTCAACCTCCTGCCGCTGGCCTTTTTCAAGTACTACAATTTCTTCAACGACTCGCTGCGTTCCGTCTGGGCCGGGCCCTGGGCCGTACATCATCTCGATCTGCTGCTGCCGGTGGGGATCTCCTTTTACACGTTTCAGGCTGTATCCTACTGCGCGGATGTCTACAAGGGGAGGATTGCGGTTGAATCCGGCCTGGTGAGGTATGCCCTCTATCTGGCGTTTTTCCCCAAGCTGATCTCAGGTCCCATCGAACGGGGGGTGGCGCTGCTGCCCCAGATCAAAAGGCCGTTTTTGTTTCAGAGCGGTCTTTTTGTGTCAGGGGTCCAGCTTTTTTTCTGGGGGATGTTCAAAAAGCTTGTGGTCGCAGACCGGATGGGCATGTATGTGGATATGGTCTTCGGCGATCCGGAAGGGATGTACGGGAAAACGGCGATCATCGGCGCATGGATGTTTTCCCTCCAGATCTACTGCGATTTTTCCGCTTACATGGACATGGCCATCGGCTGTGGAAGGATGTTCGGCATCGAACTGAGCCGCAACTTCAATTTCCCCTATATGGCGAAATCCGTCCGGGAGTTCTGGCGCTGCTGGCACATCACCCTAACATCGTGGTTCCGGGATTATGTGTACATCCCCCTTGGCGGCAACCGGGCGGCTGCGGGTCGATGGGCACTGAACATCATGCTGGTGTTCCTGCTGAGCGGTCTGTGGCACGGAGCGGCGTGGACCTTCGTCTTTTAG
- a CDS encoding acyltransferase family protein: MPEPPKPRLHRFDTAAGITMVLVVFGHNYFEDFRQDAIYGPLRDFLYQFHMPVFMFLSGFLVFYAYRPIESVKAYRQYLFKRGRKFIPIYFLLSVFYILTDLYLKKYGIEDVPAQIYKMLFSPIRGSAGFLWYLYVLLIFYAVIPLLKILPRKLLYLIALAAFMLTFVPLPYIFSLNLVGKYFFFFITGGLMADHMGFFETVLPRWGLPFLCLFTLLWVNVFTHTVTVMYQATSVAGIVSILYVSSSRWVGKIKLLQSIGRHSFYIYLLNSLVIGIFYLVYHRVGLDSCIPPRIYIVILTILGTMLPLWFSIIEGRLSGRKSDG; the protein is encoded by the coding sequence GTGCCTGAACCGCCCAAACCGAGATTGCACAGGTTCGATACGGCTGCCGGGATCACGATGGTCTTGGTTGTCTTCGGACACAACTATTTCGAAGATTTCAGACAAGATGCCATTTATGGCCCACTTCGGGATTTTCTCTACCAGTTTCATATGCCGGTTTTTATGTTTTTGTCCGGGTTTTTGGTTTTTTATGCCTATAGACCCATCGAGTCCGTTAAGGCTTACAGACAATATCTTTTCAAAAGGGGGCGGAAGTTCATTCCCATTTATTTTCTGTTGTCGGTTTTCTATATCCTTACGGATTTGTATTTGAAGAAATATGGGATCGAGGATGTTCCCGCTCAGATATACAAGATGTTGTTTTCACCTATCCGGGGCAGCGCCGGTTTCCTCTGGTACCTGTATGTGTTGCTCATCTTTTATGCCGTCATACCCCTACTGAAAATACTTCCCCGAAAGTTGCTGTACTTGATAGCCTTGGCTGCTTTTATGCTGACGTTTGTTCCATTGCCATACATCTTTTCCTTGAATCTGGTCGGCAAATACTTTTTCTTTTTCATCACCGGGGGCTTGATGGCCGACCATATGGGGTTTTTCGAAACGGTTTTACCCAGATGGGGCTTGCCTTTTCTATGCCTGTTCACGCTTCTCTGGGTGAATGTGTTTACCCATACAGTGACGGTTATGTATCAGGCGACCAGCGTCGCAGGCATTGTCAGCATTCTGTATGTATCCTCTAGCCGGTGGGTTGGAAAAATCAAGCTGCTTCAAAGCATCGGCAGGCATTCCTTCTATATCTATCTCCTAAACTCCTTGGTCATTGGCATTTTTTATTTGGTCTATCATCGAGTTGGGCTCGATTCTTGTATCCCTCCCCGGATATATATCGTCATTCTGACGATCTTAGGAACGATGCTCCCTTTATGGTTTAGCATCATCGAAGGACGTCTTAGTGGCCGGAAGTCGGATGGCTAG